One window of Alkaliphilus metalliredigens QYMF genomic DNA carries:
- a CDS encoding ABC transporter permease, with amino-acid sequence MSSSNSAVKDSQAQGSQQTAPKKKKRSQWVAVWGRLRKNKAAMVGLTILTILILTALFADVIAPDGYDSQNLTNRFQSPSREHLFGTDNFGRDIFDRIVHGSRISLQVGFVAVGIAAIVGGSLGAIAGYYGGKLDNVVMRLMDVLLAIPGILLAISIVASLGPGLTNVMIAVGIGSIPGYARIVRASVLTIRDQEFVEAARAIGANDFRIIMKHILPNSMAPIIVQATLGVAGAILSAAGLSFIGLGIQLPTPEWGAMLSSGRQYMRDYWHIATFPGLAIMFTIFGLNLLGDGLRDALDPRLKN; translated from the coding sequence ATGTCAAGTTCAAATTCAGCTGTAAAGGATTCACAAGCACAGGGAAGTCAACAGACTGCTCCAAAAAAGAAGAAGCGTAGCCAATGGGTAGCAGTTTGGGGACGATTAAGAAAAAATAAAGCAGCCATGGTTGGTTTGACCATTCTTACTATTTTAATTTTAACAGCACTATTTGCCGATGTGATTGCACCAGATGGCTATGATAGTCAAAATTTGACGAATCGATTTCAATCACCAAGCAGAGAACATCTATTCGGAACAGATAACTTTGGCCGTGATATATTTGATCGTATTGTTCATGGATCTAGAATTTCATTACAGGTAGGCTTTGTTGCCGTAGGAATTGCTGCCATCGTTGGTGGATCACTAGGGGCGATTGCAGGGTACTATGGTGGGAAATTAGATAATGTTGTCATGAGATTAATGGACGTGCTATTGGCAATCCCAGGAATTTTGCTGGCGATTTCAATTGTTGCATCCTTAGGACCAGGACTTACCAATGTAATGATTGCCGTTGGGATTGGTTCAATTCCAGGATATGCCAGAATTGTACGTGCTTCGGTATTGACAATTCGAGACCAGGAATTTGTAGAAGCAGCCAGAGCCATCGGAGCCAATGACTTTAGAATTATTATGAAACACATTCTTCCAAACTCTATGGCACCCATTATCGTGCAGGCAACACTAGGGGTAGCTGGGGCAATTTTATCAGCTGCAGGACTAAGCTTTATTGGATTAGGAATTCAATTGCCAACTCCTGAATGGGGTGCCATGCTATCATCGGGAAGACAATATATGAGGGATTACTGGCATATTGCAACATTCCCAGGACTAGCCATTATGTTTACGATTTTCGGTCTTAACCTACTAGGAGATGGATTAAGAGATGCACTTGATCCTAGATTAAAGAACTAA
- the nikB gene encoding nickel ABC transporter permease has protein sequence MHKYILRRLLYLIPVILGVSLIVFTMMYFTPGDPARIMLGESAPDEEVARMRESLGLDDPYVVQFGRYVKNAVVHQDIGRSYRTGRPVAEEVLTRFPATLKLAAAGVFVAVVIGIPIGIISATKQYSLFDNVAMIFALMGVSMPNFWQGMMGILIFSVYLGWFPSSGFSTFRHLILPATTIGTSSAAIITRMTRSSMLEVVRQDYIRTARAKGQAESVVINQHALKNALIPIITVIGLQFGYLLGGAVLTESIFSIPGVGKLMVDSILTRDFPVVQGGVLFIAVTFSMVNLVVDILYAYVDPRIKSQYK, from the coding sequence ATGCATAAGTATATACTAAGAAGGTTGCTGTACTTGATACCGGTTATTTTAGGGGTTTCTTTAATTGTTTTCACAATGATGTACTTTACACCTGGTGATCCAGCGAGAATCATGCTAGGAGAGTCAGCACCAGATGAAGAGGTTGCAAGAATGCGGGAGTCATTAGGATTGGATGATCCTTATGTTGTGCAGTTTGGCAGATATGTTAAAAATGCGGTGGTGCATCAAGATATTGGAAGATCATATCGTACAGGTAGACCCGTGGCGGAAGAAGTCTTGACGAGATTCCCTGCTACACTAAAACTAGCAGCAGCAGGTGTCTTTGTGGCGGTTGTCATCGGAATTCCAATAGGGATCATATCGGCAACAAAACAATATTCACTCTTTGATAACGTTGCCATGATTTTTGCCTTGATGGGGGTCTCGATGCCAAACTTCTGGCAAGGGATGATGGGGATTTTAATTTTCTCTGTTTATCTTGGATGGTTTCCGTCCTCGGGATTCTCCACATTCAGGCATCTCATTTTACCGGCAACAACAATTGGAACAAGTTCAGCAGCAATTATTACAAGAATGACCCGCTCTAGTATGCTAGAGGTTGTTAGACAAGATTACATCAGAACTGCCAGAGCCAAGGGACAGGCTGAGTCGGTTGTTATCAATCAGCATGCGCTTAAAAATGCACTTATTCCCATTATAACTGTTATTGGATTGCAATTTGGATACTTACTTGGAGGAGCAGTTTTAACTGAATCTATTTTCTCTATCCCTGGGGTAGGAAAATTAATGGTTGATTCTATTCTTACAAGAGATTTTCCAGTTGTACAAGGAGGCGTACTATTTATCGCAGTTACCTTTAGTATGGTTAATCTAGTTGTGGATATTTTATATGCCTATGTTGATCCAAGAATTAAATCTCAGTATAAATAG
- a CDS encoding glutathione ABC transporter substrate-binding protein, translated as MFKSKKVLLLLSLILVFALVAVGCSSPEAPAGGEEVVEGEVTESKTVLVVGQGADAVSLDPHATNDQPSSRVSKQIYDTLVEQDQNMALQPGLATSWEEIDELTFEFTLKQGVVFHNGEAFTANDVKFTLLRALESTHIGHIVGQIDPEGIEIIDDHTIRISTTEPFAPLLAHLAHTATAMLNETAVTEAGEDYGQHPIGTGPFVFDKWNTGDSIELLRNDNYHGEAPKIEKVIMRSITENANRTIELETGQIDIAYDISPNDVNRVEAHDDLILLRQPNFSTAYVGFNVAKEPYNDVRVRQAINYAVDMEAIVEAVYQGVGAPAKGPLGPNVWASNQSLEEYGFDQEKAKELLAEAGYPEGFKTTLWTNQNQQREDIATIVANQLGQIGIEAEISVVEWGTYLEDTAAGKHDMLIMGWTTVTGDPDYGLYSLFHSKSTGTAGNRSFYGNDRVDELLDLGRRSADPVEREAYYMEAQVIIRDEAPWIFTWSGEDLNGTQSDVRGFVPHPAGHHKLHGVYFE; from the coding sequence ATGTTCAAGAGTAAAAAAGTATTATTGCTTTTAAGCCTAATACTAGTATTCGCTCTAGTTGCTGTTGGTTGTAGTAGTCCAGAAGCACCAGCGGGTGGGGAAGAAGTAGTTGAAGGAGAAGTGACTGAAAGCAAAACTGTATTAGTTGTAGGACAAGGTGCAGATGCAGTTTCTTTAGATCCACATGCAACAAATGACCAACCATCTTCAAGAGTTTCAAAGCAAATTTATGACACACTTGTTGAGCAAGATCAAAACATGGCACTTCAACCAGGCTTAGCAACAAGCTGGGAAGAAATTGATGAGCTAACTTTTGAGTTTACACTAAAGCAAGGCGTAGTCTTCCATAATGGAGAAGCGTTCACTGCTAATGATGTTAAGTTTACATTGTTAAGAGCATTAGAGTCTACTCATATTGGGCATATTGTAGGTCAAATTGACCCAGAGGGTATTGAAATTATCGATGATCACACCATTAGAATATCTACAACAGAGCCATTTGCGCCATTATTAGCACATTTAGCACATACAGCAACTGCTATGTTAAATGAAACAGCAGTAACTGAAGCTGGTGAGGACTATGGTCAGCACCCAATCGGGACAGGACCATTTGTATTTGATAAGTGGAACACTGGTGATAGCATTGAATTATTAAGAAATGATAACTACCATGGTGAAGCACCAAAGATTGAAAAAGTAATTATGAGAAGTATTACAGAAAATGCAAACAGAACAATTGAGCTTGAAACAGGACAAATTGATATTGCTTATGATATTTCACCAAATGATGTAAACCGAGTAGAAGCACATGATGACTTAATTTTATTAAGACAACCTAACTTCTCAACAGCCTATGTAGGATTTAACGTTGCTAAAGAACCATACAATGACGTAAGAGTACGTCAAGCCATTAACTATGCTGTGGATATGGAAGCCATTGTTGAGGCAGTATACCAAGGCGTTGGTGCACCAGCTAAAGGGCCTCTAGGACCAAACGTATGGGCCTCAAATCAAAGCCTTGAGGAATACGGATTTGATCAAGAAAAAGCAAAGGAACTATTGGCAGAGGCAGGATACCCAGAAGGATTCAAAACAACACTTTGGACAAATCAAAATCAACAAAGAGAAGACATTGCAACAATCGTTGCGAACCAATTGGGACAAATTGGTATTGAAGCTGAAATATCAGTAGTTGAATGGGGAACTTATCTAGAGGACACAGCGGCTGGAAAGCATGACATGCTTATCATGGGTTGGACAACAGTAACCGGTGACCCTGACTATGGTTTATATTCATTATTCCATTCAAAATCAACCGGAACAGCAGGAAACAGATCCTTCTATGGAAATGACAGAGTAGATGAGCTGTTAGACCTTGGAAGAAGATCAGCTGATCCAGTAGAAAGAGAAGCATATTATATGGAAGCACAAGTAATCATTAGAGATGAAGCACCATGGATCTTTACATGGAGTGGTGAAGACCTAAATGGTACACAAAGCGATGTAAGAGGATTTGTACCACATCCAGCAGGACATCATAAATTACACGGTGTTTACTTCGAATAA
- a CDS encoding ABC transporter ATP-binding protein codes for MEMIKKNDRFQETDDLIVVKNLKKYFPIRAGLLKKIVSHVQAVENINFTIRKGETLGLVGESGCGKSTTGRTILRLLEKTEGEVYYKGQDIYDLSKHEMIQLRREMQIIFQDPYSSLNPRMPVSDIVGEALEQHGIAKGKQKIERVKELVETCGLAPYHIRRYPHEFSGGQRQRIGIARALALNPDFIVCDEPVSALDVSIQSQILNLLMDLQQERQLTYLFISHDLSVVKHISDRIGVMYLGNLVELADKDDLYEQPLHPYTQALLSAIPLADPRKKINRILLKGDIPSPSNPPRGCRFHTRCPYAMNECKIEVPEFKEAKEKHFVACHLV; via the coding sequence ATGGAAATGATAAAAAAAAATGATCGTTTTCAAGAGACGGATGATTTGATCGTAGTTAAAAACTTGAAAAAATACTTTCCTATCAGAGCGGGACTATTAAAGAAAATAGTCAGTCATGTTCAGGCAGTAGAAAATATTAATTTTACAATTAGAAAGGGGGAAACACTAGGACTGGTGGGAGAATCGGGTTGCGGTAAGTCGACTACCGGAAGAACGATTTTACGGTTACTAGAAAAGACTGAAGGGGAGGTTTACTATAAAGGTCAAGATATTTATGATTTGTCTAAGCACGAGATGATACAATTACGAAGAGAAATGCAAATTATCTTTCAAGATCCTTATAGTTCCTTGAATCCAAGAATGCCGGTTTCAGATATTGTTGGAGAAGCCCTAGAACAACATGGGATAGCGAAAGGAAAGCAGAAAATTGAACGAGTTAAAGAACTGGTGGAAACCTGTGGTCTGGCCCCTTATCATATTAGAAGGTATCCTCACGAATTTAGTGGTGGACAAAGACAACGAATAGGTATTGCAAGGGCTTTGGCATTAAATCCTGATTTCATTGTATGTGATGAGCCGGTATCGGCACTAGATGTTTCCATTCAGTCGCAGATATTAAATCTATTGATGGATCTTCAACAGGAGCGTCAATTAACATATCTATTTATCTCCCACGATCTAAGTGTGGTAAAACACATCAGCGACCGAATTGGTGTGATGTACTTAGGTAATCTAGTGGAATTAGCAGATAAGGATGATTTATATGAACAACCATTGCATCCCTATACCCAAGCCTTACTATCGGCAATACCATTAGCTGACCCTAGAAAAAAGATAAATCGAATTTTACTGAAGGGTGATATTCCCAGTCCGTCAAACCCACCTAGAGGTTGTCGATTTCATACGAGATGCCCTTATGCGATGAATGAATGTAAGATAGAGGTTCCGGAGTTTAAAGAAGCAAAAGAAAAACATTTTGTTGCATGTCATTTAGTATAA
- a CDS encoding ABC transporter ATP-binding protein, whose translation MDNLLEVKNLKTYFYTEDGVVPAVNGVDFTLKPGQTLGIVGESGCGKSITSMSIMRLIPTPPGKIIDGEIIFDNKDLLAISELEMRRIRGNDIAMIFQEPMTSLNPVYTIGSQIMEAVMLHQKLNKNKAQEKCIEMLELVGIPRAAEVVNDYPHQFSGGMRQRVMIAMALSCNPKLLIADEPTTALDVTIQAQILELMKGLKEKLNTATMLITHDLGVVAETADHVIVMYAGRVVEEANVMDIFEDPKHPYTIGLLNSKPSIDKKSQRLEVIQGSVPNPLAMPVGCAFHPRCSQVMDICTEKVPDLVHYTEERKVRCWLFHNSHGEESE comes from the coding sequence TTGGACAATTTGTTAGAAGTGAAAAATTTAAAAACCTATTTTTATACTGAGGATGGTGTTGTACCTGCAGTAAATGGTGTGGATTTTACTTTGAAGCCAGGACAAACATTGGGAATTGTAGGTGAATCAGGTTGTGGCAAAAGTATTACTTCCATGTCTATCATGCGTTTGATCCCAACGCCACCTGGTAAAATTATAGATGGTGAGATTATATTTGATAACAAGGATTTATTAGCTATTTCAGAGCTAGAGATGAGACGAATTCGAGGAAATGATATTGCGATGATATTTCAAGAACCTATGACTTCATTGAATCCAGTCTATACAATTGGTAGTCAAATTATGGAAGCCGTGATGCTACATCAGAAGCTAAACAAGAATAAAGCCCAAGAAAAATGCATTGAAATGCTAGAGTTAGTGGGGATACCCCGAGCGGCTGAGGTTGTAAATGATTATCCCCATCAATTTAGTGGTGGTATGAGGCAACGTGTGATGATTGCGATGGCATTATCCTGTAATCCCAAATTACTAATTGCCGACGAACCGACGACTGCCTTAGATGTAACCATTCAAGCACAAATTTTAGAATTAATGAAGGGGCTAAAAGAAAAACTCAATACTGCGACTATGCTCATCACCCATGACCTTGGTGTGGTGGCAGAAACCGCAGATCATGTGATTGTTATGTATGCAGGTAGAGTTGTTGAAGAAGCAAATGTAATGGATATTTTCGAAGATCCTAAGCATCCATACACAATAGGACTTTTAAACTCCAAACCAAGTATAGATAAAAAATCCCAACGATTAGAAGTAATACAAGGTAGCGTGCCAAATCCTTTAGCTATGCCGGTGGGATGTGCCTTTCACCCCAGATGTTCCCAAGTAATGGATATATGCACAGAAAAAGTTCCAGACTTAGTGCATTATACCGAAGAGCGAAAAGTGCGGTGCTGGTTATTTCATAACAGTCATGGGGAGGAGAGTGAATAG
- the opp4C gene encoding oligopeptide ABC transporter permease, with amino-acid sequence MISKEGEKNLPEINKQAKSSEVSSQWKLMWKRLKRNKLALVGLTIIVTLSLLAIFAPWITPHERDAINLANSNMAPNAENWLGTDSLGRDIFARLIYGARVSLTVGFVATGIRMVIGVVLGGIAGYYGKAVDGFIMRVADVFACFPFLPIAITFVALLGPSIYNIMLVIGLIGWPGIARIVRAEILSLREREFMEAATALGISDFRKITRHLIPNTMASIIVSATLGIAAAILTESSLSFLGLGVSPPQPTWGNMLTEAQNQYVLQNRWWQWIPPGLLIFLVVMSLNLLGDGLRDALDPRLKQ; translated from the coding sequence ATGATTAGTAAAGAAGGAGAGAAAAATCTTCCTGAGATTAATAAACAAGCTAAAAGCTCAGAAGTATCGAGTCAATGGAAACTCATGTGGAAACGCTTGAAAAGAAACAAATTAGCACTGGTTGGATTGACAATTATTGTGACACTATCCTTGTTAGCAATCTTTGCACCGTGGATTACACCACATGAAAGAGATGCAATAAATTTAGCAAACAGTAATATGGCACCAAATGCTGAAAATTGGCTTGGGACAGACTCCCTGGGAAGAGATATTTTCGCACGGCTCATTTATGGAGCCAGGGTCTCCTTGACAGTGGGGTTTGTAGCTACAGGGATTCGTATGGTTATTGGTGTGGTACTTGGTGGTATTGCTGGATATTATGGAAAAGCCGTTGATGGTTTTATTATGCGGGTGGCTGATGTATTTGCCTGTTTTCCTTTTCTACCGATCGCCATTACCTTTGTGGCATTATTAGGACCTAGTATTTACAATATAATGCTGGTGATTGGATTAATTGGATGGCCCGGGATTGCGAGAATTGTGAGGGCTGAAATCCTTTCTCTGAGAGAAAGAGAATTTATGGAAGCTGCGACGGCGCTAGGAATTAGTGACTTTAGAAAAATCACGAGACATTTAATACCCAATACAATGGCATCGATTATTGTGTCAGCAACCCTAGGGATTGCAGCAGCAATTTTAACGGAATCATCTTTGAGCTTTTTAGGCTTAGGCGTTTCACCACCTCAACCGACCTGGGGAAATATGTTAACTGAGGCTCAAAATCAATATGTACTGCAAAATAGATGGTGGCAATGGATTCCACCAGGTTTACTAATCTTTTTAGTTGTCATGAGTTTGAACTTATTAGGTGACGGATTGAGAGATGCCTTGGATCCAAGGTTAAAACAATAG
- a CDS encoding ABC transporter permease, with protein sequence MGKYILRRLFQQIPILIGVSILLFAIFQLAPGSPLASFYMDPSMTSEQMEQLEEAYGLNRPVHLQYVDYMRGVVVGNLGTSFQLRQPVSTLIGERMWTTFYISFVSLFISLMIAIPIGVISATKQYSIFDYAGTIFALMGVSIPIFFFALLLIKQFGIDLRWFPISGMRTPAADFSFPHNMFDLLKHSVLPLTVLGLTQAGRFMRYTRSSMLEVIRQDYIRTARAKGLNEKVVIYKHALRNALIPVVTLLGASLPILFSGALLIEIVFVWPGMGRLQYNSVLHRDYPLMMGINLFLGVLTLMGNLVADISYAFIDPRIRYD encoded by the coding sequence ATGGGGAAGTATATCCTACGAAGATTATTTCAACAAATTCCAATTCTAATTGGTGTAAGTATTTTACTTTTTGCTATCTTTCAATTGGCGCCTGGCAGTCCTTTAGCTTCTTTTTATATGGATCCAAGCATGACCAGTGAACAAATGGAACAATTGGAAGAGGCCTATGGGCTTAATCGACCCGTTCACCTACAATATGTTGATTATATGAGAGGGGTAGTAGTGGGCAATTTAGGAACGTCATTTCAACTGAGGCAGCCTGTTTCTACATTGATTGGAGAACGGATGTGGACAACGTTTTATATTTCTTTTGTGTCTTTATTTATTAGTCTGATGATTGCAATTCCCATAGGTGTTATTTCGGCCACAAAGCAATACTCTATTTTCGATTATGCAGGGACTATTTTTGCTCTTATGGGAGTTTCGATACCTATCTTTTTCTTTGCCTTATTATTAATTAAGCAGTTTGGGATAGACCTGCGCTGGTTTCCAATATCAGGTATGCGGACCCCGGCGGCTGACTTCTCTTTTCCTCACAATATGTTTGATCTTTTAAAGCATAGTGTTTTGCCATTGACTGTACTTGGTCTAACCCAAGCAGGGAGATTTATGCGTTATACTAGGTCCAGTATGCTAGAAGTGATTCGTCAGGATTATATTCGAACAGCTAGAGCAAAGGGATTAAATGAAAAAGTCGTTATTTATAAGCATGCATTAAGAAATGCATTGATTCCTGTTGTAACACTATTAGGAGCTAGTTTACCTATTCTTTTCTCTGGTGCTTTACTAATTGAAATCGTATTCGTTTGGCCAGGTATGGGGAGGTTGCAATATAATTCAGTACTACATAGAGATTATCCATTGATGATGGGAATTAATCTTTTTTTAGGCGTGTTAACATTGATGGGTAATTTGGTTGCGGATATTTCCTACGCGTTTATTGATCCAAGAATTCGGTACGATTAA
- a CDS encoding ABC transporter substrate-binding protein gives MVFLLTMILLISTFLVGCGGTDTQTSSQEGSALGEGSDFDNPATRRGNVLTVGGTDVNGIFNPITYSTVYDSYIIGLVFDTLLGMETDGTLVTEGGLLENYEISEDGLIYTFTLKEGLVWHDGQPITAEDIAFTYETIMQPDYKGRLFNNVQDIVGANEVKKGVAESAEGINVIDERTIEIVTTVAKATTLRNLAGERMFPIPKHYYDVGSADAMAELDREPIGNGPFKIKNYVVEQYVEFEPNVDYWQGTPKLDGIIYKVVANVNELSEFQVGSVDAVNFENAIENYETIEGPTFKHGELLNNWNNGYTYVSFNFKNPIFQDQRVRQALVYGVDRAGFVQSFFGDLGGAVAHSPISPVSWAYPEAELNPYEYSTEKANELLDEAGWKMKDDGFRYKDGEKLAFTWTSYNDAEWSVQFTALAKENWKHIGVDCEIELMDFNSLSTLVGDLNNHDKWDMFNMAWSLTADPNMQSTYAKEHTPPGNNRGYYANEEIEALMEEGVLELEQEKRKEIYQELAHKFNEDLPYIYVYTRMNPWLINKRVKNFQPSEFVEWYANAHEIEIIEN, from the coding sequence ATGGTATTTTTATTGACAATGATTCTATTGATTTCCACATTTTTAGTAGGCTGTGGAGGCACAGACACACAGACCTCTAGCCAAGAAGGAAGTGCTCTAGGGGAGGGTAGCGATTTTGACAATCCTGCTACCCGTAGGGGAAATGTGCTGACTGTGGGTGGAACTGATGTAAATGGGATATTTAATCCCATTACGTATTCAACGGTTTATGATTCATATATCATTGGATTGGTTTTTGATACATTATTAGGAATGGAAACAGATGGGACACTGGTGACTGAAGGAGGGCTATTGGAGAACTACGAAATATCTGAAGATGGTTTAATTTATACATTTACCCTGAAGGAAGGATTAGTTTGGCATGATGGTCAGCCTATTACTGCTGAAGATATTGCCTTCACCTATGAGACGATTATGCAACCTGATTATAAGGGGAGACTTTTTAATAATGTACAAGATATTGTTGGAGCAAATGAAGTGAAGAAAGGCGTTGCAGAATCAGCTGAAGGAATTAACGTTATAGATGAAAGAACAATTGAAATTGTAACGACGGTGGCGAAGGCCACTACTCTTAGAAATTTGGCAGGGGAGAGAATGTTCCCTATTCCAAAGCATTATTATGACGTGGGGTCAGCAGATGCCATGGCGGAACTTGACCGTGAGCCTATTGGAAATGGACCTTTTAAAATTAAAAATTATGTGGTAGAACAGTATGTAGAATTCGAACCCAATGTAGATTATTGGCAAGGTACTCCTAAATTAGATGGGATTATTTACAAAGTTGTTGCAAATGTCAATGAACTATCTGAATTTCAAGTGGGCTCTGTAGATGCAGTTAATTTTGAAAATGCCATTGAGAACTATGAAACAATCGAAGGTCCAACTTTTAAACATGGAGAATTGTTAAATAACTGGAACAATGGATACACCTATGTGAGCTTTAACTTTAAGAACCCTATTTTTCAGGATCAAAGAGTACGACAAGCATTGGTATACGGTGTAGATAGAGCTGGATTTGTTCAATCATTTTTTGGAGATTTAGGTGGAGCAGTGGCCCATAGTCCCATTTCACCTGTTTCTTGGGCTTATCCAGAAGCGGAATTAAACCCATATGAATACAGCACTGAAAAAGCCAATGAGTTATTAGATGAAGCGGGTTGGAAAATGAAAGATGATGGATTTAGATATAAAGATGGTGAAAAACTGGCCTTTACTTGGACTTCTTATAATGATGCAGAATGGTCGGTTCAATTTACTGCCCTAGCCAAGGAAAATTGGAAACACATCGGCGTAGACTGTGAAATTGAATTAATGGATTTCAACTCTTTGTCTACCCTTGTTGGAGATCTCAATAATCACGATAAATGGGATATGTTTAATATGGCTTGGAGTTTAACGGCTGATCCTAATATGCAATCCACCTATGCTAAAGAACATACACCTCCAGGAAATAATAGAGGATATTATGCTAATGAAGAGATTGAAGCGTTGATGGAAGAAGGTGTACTAGAGCTAGAACAAGAAAAGCGTAAAGAAATTTATCAAGAATTAGCTCACAAATTCAACGAAGATTTACCTTATATCTATGTATACACTAGAATGAATCCATGGCTGATAAACAAACGAGTGAAGAATTTCCAACCAAGTGAATTTGTTGAGTGGTATGCAAATGCCCACGAGATTGAGATAATAGAAAATTAA
- a CDS encoding NUDIX hydrolase, with the protein MKKYAGIIEAFQKRNLAYEQHSSVLVPLIERDGELHVLFEVRSLQMNHQPGEICFPGGKIEKNEAPKEGALRETTEELNIKKDHIHIIGEIQPIITPFHMTIYSYCGILKDIAFEDIAFNPSEVHSLFTVPLRFLLEVTPLIHHVENKMYPKDDFPYHLIQSGRNYHWKTGDYEVYFYEYGDYMIWGITAKILNHFLKILKDY; encoded by the coding sequence ATGAAAAAGTATGCTGGCATTATTGAGGCCTTTCAAAAAAGAAACCTGGCTTATGAACAACATTCTTCGGTTTTGGTTCCTCTTATAGAGCGGGACGGTGAACTTCATGTCCTCTTCGAGGTTAGATCTTTACAGATGAATCATCAACCTGGAGAAATCTGCTTTCCAGGTGGAAAAATCGAAAAAAATGAAGCACCCAAGGAAGGTGCTCTTCGAGAAACCACAGAAGAACTAAATATTAAAAAGGATCATATCCATATTATTGGGGAAATTCAACCTATTATTACCCCCTTTCATATGACCATCTATTCCTATTGTGGTATTTTAAAGGACATTGCCTTTGAAGACATTGCGTTTAACCCCTCTGAGGTTCACTCTCTTTTTACTGTCCCTCTTCGATTTCTTTTAGAAGTGACACCACTCATTCATCATGTTGAAAACAAAATGTATCCAAAAGATGATTTCCCTTATCATCTGATTCAAAGCGGACGAAATTACCACTGGAAAACCGGTGATTATGAGGTTTATTTTTATGAATATGGTGATTATATGATCTGGGGTATTACTGCGAAAATTTTAAATCACTTTTTAAAAATCTTAAAAGATTATTAG
- the ccsB gene encoding c-type cytochrome biogenesis protein CcsB, whose translation MNLENNSFTMTVLLYTSAMFSYFMFFLLRKESLAKYGKILVVIGLLFHTLSLGTRTVEASRLPLSNQYEFATSFAWGISACFLAFDQKYKYRLLGTFVTPLILMITFYAAVQSKEIRPLMPALQSNWLIAHVSTAILSYGGFAIACAASLMFVIGDRMKEDQFIKKHMPSSRTLDMISYRAIALGFMMLTIVIISGAIWADQAWGRYWQWDPKETWSFITWVIYAMYLHVRLGRGWKDKRAAWFAILGFVSILFTYIGVNTILSGYHAYGILWINML comes from the coding sequence ATGAATTTGGAGAATAATAGCTTTACAATGACAGTACTTTTATATACAAGTGCAATGTTCAGCTACTTTATGTTTTTTCTTTTAAGAAAAGAGAGTCTAGCTAAATATGGCAAAATACTGGTTGTAATTGGACTGCTTTTTCACACCCTTTCTTTGGGAACCCGAACAGTGGAAGCAAGTCGTTTACCATTAAGCAATCAGTATGAATTTGCGACAAGCTTTGCATGGGGAATTTCAGCTTGTTTTCTTGCCTTTGACCAGAAATACAAGTACAGATTATTAGGTACATTTGTGACGCCATTAATCCTTATGATCACTTTTTATGCAGCGGTACAATCCAAGGAGATTAGACCGTTAATGCCTGCATTACAAAGTAATTGGCTGATCGCTCATGTGAGCACCGCTATTTTAAGCTATGGCGGCTTTGCCATCGCCTGCGCGGCATCACTAATGTTCGTCATAGGAGACCGGATGAAGGAAGATCAATTTATAAAAAAGCATATGCCTAGTTCTCGTACATTAGATATGATAAGTTATCGAGCCATTGCTCTAGGATTCATGATGCTAACAATCGTGATCATAAGTGGTGCCATTTGGGCAGATCAAGCCTGGGGAAGATATTGGCAATGGGATCCTAAGGAAACCTGGTCATTTATTACGTGGGTCATTTATGCCATGTACTTACATGTAAGATTAGGGCGTGGATGGAAGGATAAGCGAGCAGCATGGTTTGCTATTTTAGGTTTTGTGTCGATATTATTCACTTATATAGGCGTTAACACAATCTTATCCGGTTACCATGCCTATGGGATTCTATGGATAAATATGCTATAA